A genomic segment from Moorena sp. SIOASIH encodes:
- a CDS encoding LCP family protein: MDTGVINNASASTPQPSPQEGDTGVSYSQLDLTTDLDASVSGLRLTFAPYLRWVFWSSAFVLTAVISAALGATLALVTPLSPLIKSHSQPQNSEIPQNQPAASDHKSWRKSFPYNLSRPVNILVMGIDRVPDALPGSPEVFGGRSDTLLLLRLDPKDHSVNMLSIPRDTRIEIPGVGIVKINDANVKGGSTLTAEVVSRTLNDVPIDRYVRITTDAFRELVDLVGGLEVFVPEKMEYVDVTQKLEIDLEPGWQTLNGDQAEQFARYRKDNGDIARIQRQQILLKALRQRLVTPSVVPRLPKILRVMQQYIDTNLSLEEILALVGFGLDVGKDNIRMVLLPGRFSKADEYIASYWLMNSRGRDRVMSEYFEQEPKYKSSLKRRRSPHRVRIAIQNATDDPELGRRVARYLARNDFYNVYYVSDWPDRLSQTEIIVQQGDIKTADIVKKVLGLGRVEASSTGHIKSELTIRVGEDWLEREF; the protein is encoded by the coding sequence TTGGATACAGGTGTGATTAATAATGCCTCAGCTTCAACACCCCAACCATCACCCCAAGAGGGTGATACAGGAGTTTCCTACTCTCAGCTTGACCTGACTACAGACCTAGACGCTTCTGTGTCTGGATTAAGATTAACCTTTGCCCCCTATTTGCGGTGGGTATTCTGGAGTAGCGCTTTTGTCCTGACAGCAGTTATTTCTGCGGCTTTGGGAGCCACCTTAGCCCTAGTTACCCCATTGTCGCCCCTGATTAAATCCCATTCTCAACCCCAAAACTCCGAAATCCCCCAGAATCAACCAGCTGCTTCTGACCACAAATCTTGGCGTAAGAGCTTTCCCTATAACCTGTCACGACCGGTGAATATCCTGGTGATGGGTATAGACCGAGTCCCAGATGCGTTGCCAGGTTCCCCAGAGGTTTTTGGTGGTCGCAGTGATACCCTATTGCTGTTGCGCTTAGACCCCAAGGACCACTCCGTGAATATGCTTTCAATTCCACGGGATACGAGAATAGAAATTCCCGGTGTTGGGATAGTTAAAATTAACGATGCCAATGTCAAAGGTGGATCTACCTTAACCGCAGAAGTGGTTAGCCGTACCTTAAATGATGTGCCAATTGATAGGTATGTGCGCATTACCACTGATGCATTTCGGGAACTTGTGGACTTGGTCGGTGGCCTGGAAGTCTTTGTGCCTGAGAAGATGGAATATGTAGATGTCACTCAGAAACTGGAAATTGATTTAGAACCAGGGTGGCAAACCTTGAATGGAGACCAAGCCGAACAATTTGCTCGATACCGAAAAGACAATGGTGATATTGCTCGGATACAGCGGCAGCAGATCTTACTCAAGGCACTGCGCCAGCGTTTAGTTACTCCCAGTGTGGTGCCTCGTTTACCAAAAATCCTGCGAGTGATGCAGCAGTATATTGATACCAATCTCAGCTTAGAGGAAATCTTGGCACTGGTCGGTTTTGGTCTAGACGTTGGCAAAGATAATATCAGAATGGTGCTCTTGCCCGGTCGATTCAGCAAGGCTGATGAATACATTGCCAGTTACTGGCTGATGAATTCACGAGGGCGAGACCGAGTGATGAGTGAGTATTTCGAGCAAGAGCCGAAATACAAGAGTTCATTAAAGCGCCGCCGTTCACCCCATCGGGTCAGAATTGCAATTCAAAATGCTACCGATGACCCAGAACTTGGTCGCCGTGTTGCCCGGTATTTAGCCAGAAATGACTTCTACAATGTCTATTATGTCTCAGATTGGCCTGACCGCTTGTCCCAGACTGAGATTATTGTTCAGCAAGGGGACATAAAAACAGCAGATATTGTCAAAAAAGTCCTGGGACTAGGTAGAGTAGAAGCATCCTCTACTGGTCATATCAAATCTGAGCTGACGATTCGAGTCGGTGAAGATTGGTTAGAGAGGGAGTTTTAG
- a CDS encoding DNA-directed RNA polymerase subunit omega — protein MHKSYNFDSMDILQRTEQLVSAASNRYRITVQVASRAKRRRFEDFESLDEPSMKPVLRAIVEMSDELTQPEIIAD, from the coding sequence CTGCACAAAAGCTATAACTTTGATTCAATGGACATTCTGCAACGGACGGAGCAGCTAGTAAGTGCAGCTTCTAATCGTTATCGGATAACTGTACAAGTGGCCAGCCGTGCCAAGCGCCGTCGCTTCGAAGATTTTGAAAGTCTAGATGAGCCATCCATGAAGCCAGTGCTGCGAGCAATTGTTGAGATGTCTGATGAACTGACCCAGCCAGAGATTATTGCGGACTAA
- a CDS encoding ATP-binding protein: MLYKIGYYGSAIDFLDYSVLLYGEGTYVFYHQAMCYLQLAEQEKAQAALDRAKETDPQYERDLVEMVSATAAAETQILINSTSPDLEISPDLNGLQPLLQRLDWLIQQAISVLEKDEKAEGEMGLSWWQKTGVSSEQTSIQIRADSLLAWLQKTFSLSAFDLDILAIALAPELDRQYERIYVYLQDDMSSKKPTVDLVLNLLTSKIPEKLSRRQHFTTLAPLIHHHLIYLSSESTQLAQYLTLDTQVIRLLLQPQPGLDSRLTTCCQLLEITQFPDTLYLQADLQKQLQALVIEDWQKQQPLLLYFQGTDSTGKRRTAQTLAKTLEVPLLVADLAKLVDDKTNFEYNLKLLWREAWFFRRLLYLENFDILYLQEHQILYQCFLRELEKNRVVTILAGVQNWIPTTTGAKGLITVPFTIPESSQRRECWQTHLQAAEISIEDKELDLLSARFHLTPDQIADAVATAYNTARWQSSPTNSSLNSSTQQPEKPQPSFVNLCSAARAQSGHDLATLARKIEPKYTWDDIVLQPNQFTQLQQICKEAEYQDLVHTKWGFADKLSLVKGLTVLFSGSPGTGKTMAAEVIAHHLQLDLYKIDLSQIVSKYIGETEKNLNRIFTAATNSNVILLFDEADALFGKRSEVQDARDRYANIEVGYLLQKMEEYEGIAILTTNFRSNMDEAFERRLRFIIEFPFPDAKNRHLIWQRIFPKTAPCSPDLDLEFLAQNLEITGANIRNIALTAAFLAADDGGVIEMVHLIQAMRREYQKMGQILRDNDLGQYVDLR; encoded by the coding sequence TTGCTGTATAAGATCGGCTATTATGGTTCGGCGATCGACTTTCTCGACTACTCCGTCCTGTTATACGGCGAAGGTACTTATGTATTTTATCATCAAGCGATGTGTTACCTTCAGTTGGCAGAACAAGAGAAAGCTCAAGCAGCCCTAGATCGAGCCAAAGAAACTGATCCTCAGTATGAACGTGATCTTGTAGAAATGGTAAGTGCAACCGCCGCAGCCGAAACACAGATATTGATCAACTCCACTTCCCCAGACCTAGAAATTAGCCCTGACTTAAATGGGTTGCAACCTCTCCTCCAGCGATTAGATTGGCTAATCCAACAAGCCATCTCTGTGCTCGAAAAGGACGAAAAAGCAGAAGGAGAAATGGGACTGTCATGGTGGCAAAAAACTGGGGTATCATCAGAACAAACATCAATTCAAATTCGGGCAGATTCCCTCCTAGCCTGGTTGCAAAAGACTTTTAGTTTATCCGCCTTTGACTTAGATATACTAGCGATCGCTTTAGCACCAGAACTCGATCGTCAGTATGAAAGGATTTATGTCTATCTCCAAGATGATATGAGCAGCAAAAAGCCAACAGTGGATTTGGTCTTAAACTTGCTCACCTCTAAAATTCCCGAAAAATTATCACGACGCCAACACTTTACGACCTTAGCCCCCCTAATTCACCACCACTTGATTTATCTCTCTTCAGAATCAACACAACTTGCTCAGTATCTCACACTTGACACCCAAGTCATTAGATTACTCTTGCAGCCCCAACCGGGCTTAGATTCCCGACTCACGACCTGTTGTCAACTGTTAGAAATAACCCAATTTCCTGATACTTTATATCTCCAAGCCGATCTCCAAAAACAACTACAAGCCTTAGTAATAGAAGACTGGCAAAAACAACAACCCCTACTGCTTTATTTTCAAGGAACTGATAGCACCGGTAAACGTCGCACTGCCCAAACCCTTGCCAAAACTCTGGAAGTTCCCTTATTAGTTGCTGATTTAGCCAAGCTGGTAGACGATAAAACAAACTTTGAATATAATCTCAAACTGTTGTGGCGAGAAGCCTGGTTTTTTAGGCGTTTGCTGTATCTGGAAAACTTTGATATTCTCTACCTCCAGGAACATCAAATCCTCTATCAATGTTTCCTCAGAGAACTCGAAAAAAATCGGGTTGTAACCATCCTCGCTGGGGTACAAAATTGGATACCCACAACAACAGGAGCAAAAGGGTTAATCACAGTTCCCTTTACAATTCCTGAGTCTAGCCAACGCCGAGAATGTTGGCAAACTCACCTACAAGCAGCAGAAATAAGCATTGAGGATAAAGAGTTAGATCTATTGAGTGCTCGCTTTCATCTTACCCCTGACCAAATTGCCGATGCTGTGGCTACTGCCTATAATACGGCCCGTTGGCAATCAAGCCCAACTAACTCTTCTCTCAATTCTTCTACTCAACAGCCAGAAAAACCACAACCATCATTTGTCAACTTATGTAGTGCAGCCCGCGCTCAATCCGGTCACGATTTAGCAACCCTTGCCCGGAAAATTGAGCCCAAATATACTTGGGATGATATTGTACTTCAGCCAAATCAATTCACACAACTACAACAGATTTGTAAAGAAGCCGAATATCAAGATTTAGTGCATACAAAATGGGGCTTTGCGGATAAATTATCCTTAGTCAAAGGTCTAACTGTTCTGTTTTCTGGTTCTCCCGGTACAGGAAAAACGATGGCGGCAGAAGTAATTGCCCATCATCTGCAACTAGACCTATATAAAATTGATTTATCTCAAATTGTTAGTAAATACATCGGTGAGACGGAGAAAAACCTCAACCGAATTTTTACCGCAGCAACCAATTCTAATGTTATCCTTTTGTTTGATGAAGCCGATGCCTTATTTGGTAAACGTTCTGAAGTCCAAGATGCACGGGATCGCTATGCCAATATCGAAGTGGGTTATCTGCTACAAAAAATGGAAGAGTATGAGGGCATAGCAATTCTAACCACAAATTTCCGGAGTAATATGGACGAAGCCTTTGAGCGGCGACTGCGATTTATTATTGAGTTTCCCTTTCCGGATGCCAAGAATCGTCACCTCATTTGGCAGAGAATTTTTCCAAAAACTGCGCCATGTAGCCCCGATCTGGATTTAGAGTTTCTCGCCCAAAATTTAGAGATTACAGGGGCTAATATTCGTAACATAGCCCTGACAGCAGCTTTTTTAGCAGCAGATGATGGGGGAGTGATTGAGATGGTGCATTTAATCCAAGCAATGCGTCGGGAGTATCAGAAAATGGGACAGATTCTTAGGGATAACGATTTAGGTCAATATGTGGATTTGCGCTGA
- a CDS encoding DUF1818 family protein has translation MERVVKHGEGWRIGWDPEAPSYKGLVGGEDWAIELTESELNDFCRLLVQLAQTMSEMASELMDEEKITCEAESDWLWMEVEGYPSAYTLRLILNHGRCCEGSWVATAVPGLLAAAKSLKVF, from the coding sequence ATGGAACGTGTTGTTAAACATGGAGAAGGTTGGCGTATTGGTTGGGATCCGGAGGCTCCTAGCTATAAAGGTTTAGTCGGTGGCGAAGACTGGGCAATTGAGCTAACGGAGTCGGAGTTGAACGACTTTTGTCGGTTGTTGGTGCAATTAGCTCAGACTATGAGTGAGATGGCAAGTGAGTTGATGGACGAAGAGAAAATAACTTGTGAAGCAGAAAGTGATTGGCTGTGGATGGAGGTAGAGGGCTATCCTTCTGCTTATACCCTACGGTTGATTTTGAATCATGGACGTTGTTGTGAGGGGAGCTGGGTGGCAACAGCGGTTCCAGGGTTGCTAGCAGCAGCTAAGTCTCTGAAAGTATTTTAG
- a CDS encoding pentapeptide repeat-containing protein produces the protein MIKIVWRRLLGLILVLVMAWLWVLLSATPAYAQENTVNHALTDLSYHDYSNQNLVGGVFAGAEMRGINFQGADLSGSIFTKANLLKANLEGANLTNSLADRVFLDQAILTNAILTKAIMNSTRFYDAEITGADFTDALIDRYQAKLMCERATGVNPVTGISTRDSLGCR, from the coding sequence GTGATTAAAATTGTTTGGCGACGCTTATTGGGACTAATTTTAGTTCTGGTTATGGCTTGGCTATGGGTGCTTTTATCGGCTACTCCTGCCTATGCTCAGGAGAATACAGTAAATCATGCCCTTACGGATTTGAGTTATCATGACTATTCCAATCAGAATTTAGTTGGTGGGGTATTTGCAGGCGCTGAAATGCGAGGCATAAACTTCCAAGGTGCTGACCTGAGTGGATCTATCTTCACCAAGGCCAATTTATTGAAAGCGAATCTCGAAGGTGCAAATCTGACCAATTCTTTGGCAGATCGGGTATTTTTAGACCAAGCTATTTTGACCAATGCTATTTTGACCAAGGCAATTATGAATAGCACCAGGTTTTACGATGCCGAGATAACTGGTGCTGATTTTACTGATGCCTTGATTGACCGCTATCAGGCTAAACTGATGTGTGAGCGTGCTACGGGGGTAAATCCTGTAACTGGTATCTCCACACGGGATAGTTTAGGCTGTCGCTAG
- a CDS encoding GDSL-type esterase/lipase family protein, translating into MQTLAAPSFESFHQRQRTPLKLVVLGDSLIYGFGDPEGGGWVERLRRQWMLPDSPGHVLYNLGVRGDGVTQVHKRLEHEFRSRGELRNRVPDAIILSVGVNDSARLGRPDGKNFTNFDSFQEELANLLELAQQLCPVLFVGMVPVDESKMPFLDCFYYNHADQYYYKEATRLACLRRQIPYLDIFDLWSSRGYDWCSQHLSPDGLHPNVAGYQELLQDILLWNPLAQLNSLSLATA; encoded by the coding sequence ATGCAAACACTTGCCGCTCCTAGCTTTGAGTCATTCCATCAGCGCCAAAGAACTCCCCTGAAGTTGGTTGTCCTCGGAGATAGTCTGATCTATGGATTTGGAGACCCAGAAGGTGGCGGCTGGGTAGAGCGACTGCGACGTCAGTGGATGTTACCCGATAGTCCTGGTCATGTACTCTACAATTTAGGAGTTCGGGGTGATGGGGTTACCCAAGTCCACAAGCGACTAGAGCATGAATTTCGCAGTCGTGGTGAACTCAGAAACCGTGTACCAGATGCCATTATTTTATCGGTGGGCGTTAACGATTCAGCCCGTTTAGGACGTCCCGATGGCAAGAATTTTACTAATTTTGATAGTTTCCAGGAAGAACTAGCCAATCTGCTTGAGCTAGCCCAGCAACTCTGTCCAGTGCTATTTGTGGGGATGGTACCAGTGGATGAAAGTAAAATGCCCTTTCTCGATTGTTTTTACTACAATCATGCTGACCAGTACTACTACAAAGAAGCAACTCGCCTTGCTTGTCTGAGGCGTCAAATTCCCTATCTCGACATTTTTGATTTATGGAGCTCCCGTGGTTATGATTGGTGCTCTCAACACCTATCTCCAGATGGTCTCCATCCCAATGTGGCTGGTTATCAGGAATTATTACAAGACATCCTGCTCTGGAACCCCTTAGCCCAGCTCAACTCCTTAAGCCTAGCGACAGCCTAA